In the genome of Leptospira dzoumogneensis, one region contains:
- a CDS encoding sensor histidine kinase — protein sequence MKVSILLVDDHADNLQVMEHILRNPELNLIKAGSGEEALKALLDEPEEVALIFMDVRMPGMDGFEAAALIRQREKCAKIPIIFLTAYANNETGMFKGYSLGAVDFLVKPTAPEILRSKAAVFVDLHKKNKILRIQEELLRQSHDELEIRVEERTFELHRVNNELMTEIAERKRAEEALTASLKEKEVLLREIHHRVKNNLQIVSSILSLQGNYITDRKSLEMFQDCQSRIKSIALIHELLYQNEDLAHTDFQEYLNSLVTNLLRTYRVNSKIRFEIHAESVHLTLDTAIHCGLIVTELVTNSLKYGFRERGEGTIQISITSKYEEYSLTVEDDGVGFPEEIDYRQTDSLGLQLVNTLTQQIDGSLILDRSKGTKFTLVFRERSRVRK from the coding sequence ATGAAAGTGAGTATTTTACTAGTAGATGATCACGCGGATAATCTGCAGGTAATGGAGCATATTCTTAGGAATCCTGAATTAAATTTAATTAAAGCGGGTTCCGGAGAAGAAGCATTAAAGGCACTACTAGATGAACCGGAAGAAGTCGCATTGATCTTCATGGACGTGAGAATGCCCGGAATGGACGGCTTTGAAGCGGCGGCATTGATCCGACAGAGAGAAAAATGTGCCAAGATCCCGATCATCTTTCTCACCGCTTATGCAAATAACGAAACCGGAATGTTCAAAGGATATTCCTTGGGAGCAGTGGACTTCTTGGTAAAACCTACCGCGCCGGAGATCCTAAGATCTAAGGCGGCAGTATTTGTAGATCTACATAAGAAAAACAAAATATTAAGGATCCAAGAAGAACTTTTAAGACAAAGTCATGACGAGTTGGAGATACGTGTAGAAGAAAGGACATTCGAACTGCATAGAGTAAATAACGAGTTAATGACAGAGATCGCCGAAAGGAAAAGAGCGGAAGAAGCATTAACCGCTTCTCTAAAGGAAAAGGAAGTTCTGCTCAGAGAGATCCATCATAGGGTTAAGAATAATCTTCAGATCGTTTCCAGTATCCTAAGTCTGCAGGGAAACTACATAACGGATCGTAAGTCTTTAGAAATGTTCCAAGACTGCCAATCTAGGATCAAGTCCATAGCTCTCATTCACGAGCTGTTATACCAAAATGAAGATCTGGCCCACACTGACTTCCAGGAATATCTGAATAGTTTGGTTACCAATCTTTTGAGAACTTACAGGGTAAATTCGAAGATAAGATTCGAAATACATGCGGAATCCGTTCATCTAACGCTGGATACTGCGATCCATTGCGGATTGATCGTAACGGAACTTGTTACCAATTCGTTAAAATACGGCTTTAGGGAAAGGGGTGAGGGCACTATCCAAATCTCTATTACATCTAAATACGAAGAGTATTCTTTAACTGTGGAAGATGATGGGGTAGGTTTTCCGGAAGAAATCGACTATCGACAAACCGATTCTTTGGGTTTACAATTAGTCAATACTTTGACCCAGCAAATAGACGGAAGTTTGATCTTGGATCGGAGCAAAGGGACTAAGTTCACGTTAGTCTTTCGAGAAAGGAGCCGAGTCCGAAAATGA
- a CDS encoding response regulator, with the protein MISSGAKILIVEDESIVAKDILHKLSDLGYDFVSIASTGNEALRKVYLDKPDLLLMDIMLSRGNYDGIETVQEILDKMDLPVIYLTAYADESTLLRSKPTRPYGYLLKPFQTKELQIAIEIALNKHGLDKKRKRERRNMSAILHGVKDLIKTSSEEAGV; encoded by the coding sequence ATGATCTCCAGCGGAGCAAAAATATTGATCGTAGAAGACGAAAGTATCGTAGCCAAAGATATACTCCATAAATTGTCGGATCTTGGATATGATTTCGTAAGTATCGCTTCTACGGGGAATGAAGCATTAAGAAAAGTTTATTTAGATAAACCGGACCTTCTACTCATGGATATCATGTTATCCAGAGGGAATTACGACGGAATAGAAACAGTCCAGGAAATTTTGGACAAAATGGATCTACCGGTGATCTACCTTACCGCTTATGCGGACGAATCTACTCTTCTTCGTAGTAAGCCAACAAGGCCTTACGGGTATCTTTTGAAACCTTTTCAGACTAAAGAATTACAAATTGCGATAGAGATCGCTTTGAACAAACACGGGCTGGATAAAAAAAGAAAAAGGGAAAGAAGGAATATGTCAGCCATACTTCATGGGGTAAAAGATCTTATAAAAACCTCCTCGGAAGAAGCCGGTGTTTGA
- a CDS encoding response regulator, producing the protein MKDTRILIVEDEGLVAQDIRHRLIRMGYPEPSIANTGETAVKQAIALQPDLILIDIVLANGYLDGIDAAKRIRKFLDVPIVYITASSDSQTLTRAKLTEPNAYILKPFQTRELQIVIELILYKHEVEKELMEKARLVSTELRNMHEGVIAFDSKGQISFMNLSAEKLTGWLESDAIGKPLGDVLSMKNIPDMESFELDDHFAEKVPLETVPSHGLLLSKNGLSTEVFTFTKSVPKNKEVDVDRILVIRDYVKK; encoded by the coding sequence ATGAAGGACACTAGGATTTTGATCGTAGAGGACGAGGGGCTTGTTGCCCAGGATATCCGTCATAGACTGATAAGGATGGGATATCCTGAACCTAGTATAGCCAATACGGGAGAAACTGCGGTCAAACAGGCAATTGCACTCCAACCGGATCTGATCCTCATAGATATAGTTCTCGCAAATGGATATTTGGATGGAATAGATGCTGCCAAACGGATCAGAAAGTTTTTAGATGTTCCGATCGTTTATATCACCGCTTCTTCCGATTCCCAGACTTTAACGAGAGCTAAACTAACTGAACCGAATGCATATATTCTAAAACCTTTTCAGACCAGGGAATTGCAGATAGTGATAGAGCTGATCCTTTACAAACACGAGGTAGAGAAGGAGTTAATGGAGAAGGCGAGACTTGTTTCCACGGAACTCCGAAATATGCATGAAGGAGTGATTGCTTTCGATTCTAAAGGGCAAATTTCCTTTATGAATTTATCTGCGGAGAAACTTACCGGTTGGCTGGAATCGGACGCGATCGGAAAACCTCTCGGAGACGTTTTGAGTATGAAAAACATCCCGGATATGGAGAGTTTCGAATTAGATGATCATTTTGCGGAAAAAGTCCCCTTAGAGACAGTTCCTTCTCACGGACTTTTACTTTCTAAGAACGGACTTAGTACCGAAGTATTTACTTTTACTAAATCCGTTCCTAAAAATAAGGAAGTGGATGTGGATCGTATTTTGGTAATACGGGATTACGTCAAAAAATAG
- a CDS encoding TonB-dependent receptor, whose amino-acid sequence MRQNILRIAGIGISLSYFICAIFSPILSQDQETKPTNGKERTEAEKLELKKKISEYKPDAIVIRDRRSNLIGIASSASEGVVGSEQIKTRPIMRQGEVAELIPGVIVTQHSGGGKANQFFLRGFNLDHGTDLASNVDGMPVNNVSHAHGQGYTDLNFLIPELVEQMQYKKGVYYADQGDFASAGAFNISYFKSLSKGIANIEGGTLGYARTLIAKSHKVGPGDLLYAFEASHNDGPWAISDNFRRVNGVTSYSVGDKQKGFSISLMGYKGSWHSTGQAPKRALRMGDSWLDPDSGLSRFESVDHNDGGWSNRASVNFEAHRLEKGYEAKTQFYGIYYDLRLFSNFTYYLDDPVRGDQHEQSDRRTIAGSKSSYKDISEFWGIRMENTIGLQIRRDYIQNGLFHTEKRARLETVREDGIIQLSSGIYYENKIQWSKKFRTVFGLRGDYYKFNVDDWGTKERSDRNARIYSPKGSIIIGPWYKTEFYFSGGYGFHSNDARGVVQKTDTADPLVQTRGGEIGLRTEPVHGWQSTLSVWQLDMNSELLFTGDNGTTEASRPSTRKGFEWANYYSYNSWLMIDADFATSRSRFRDDDPSGNYIPGSIRNTLASGITLKNSNGFFGSLRVRYFGNRSLIEDNSVRSPSTTTVNLQLGRNFGEDLSIVFEVFNLLNAHVSDIDYYYASRLKNEAVGPNEGGYNDIHTHPAQPRSIRLSMRASF is encoded by the coding sequence ATGAGGCAAAACATCCTTAGGATTGCCGGTATAGGCATATCCTTATCGTACTTTATATGTGCGATCTTCTCTCCTATCCTTTCCCAGGATCAGGAAACAAAACCGACTAACGGAAAAGAACGAACAGAAGCTGAAAAATTAGAACTTAAAAAAAAGATCTCGGAGTATAAACCGGATGCTATCGTGATCAGGGACAGAAGATCCAATCTGATCGGGATCGCTTCTTCCGCAAGTGAAGGTGTCGTAGGCTCCGAGCAGATCAAAACAAGGCCGATCATGAGACAGGGAGAAGTCGCGGAGTTGATCCCCGGTGTGATAGTAACCCAACATAGCGGCGGAGGAAAGGCAAATCAATTCTTCCTAAGGGGTTTCAACCTGGATCATGGGACAGATCTTGCTTCCAATGTAGACGGAATGCCCGTGAATAATGTTAGTCATGCTCATGGGCAGGGATATACCGATCTAAACTTTTTGATCCCGGAACTTGTCGAACAAATGCAATATAAGAAAGGGGTTTATTATGCGGACCAAGGCGACTTCGCCTCCGCAGGTGCATTCAATATTTCTTATTTTAAAAGTCTGTCAAAAGGGATCGCGAATATAGAAGGTGGCACCTTAGGTTACGCAAGAACTTTAATAGCAAAATCCCACAAAGTAGGACCGGGAGATCTCCTATACGCTTTCGAAGCTTCTCATAATGACGGCCCTTGGGCTATTTCGGATAACTTCAGAAGGGTAAATGGTGTCACAAGTTATTCCGTAGGAGATAAACAGAAAGGATTCAGCATCAGTCTTATGGGCTATAAAGGCAGCTGGCATTCTACCGGCCAAGCTCCTAAAAGGGCGCTTAGAATGGGAGATTCCTGGTTAGATCCCGATTCAGGTTTGAGTAGATTCGAAAGCGTGGATCATAATGACGGCGGTTGGTCAAACAGAGCAAGCGTCAACTTCGAAGCTCATCGTCTAGAAAAAGGATATGAGGCAAAAACCCAATTTTACGGAATATATTACGATTTACGATTATTCTCCAACTTCACTTATTATCTGGATGATCCGGTAAGAGGGGACCAACACGAACAATCTGATAGAAGAACGATCGCCGGAAGTAAATCCAGTTATAAGGATATAAGCGAGTTCTGGGGGATCCGTATGGAGAATACGATCGGACTTCAGATCAGAAGGGATTATATCCAGAACGGTCTTTTTCATACCGAAAAAAGAGCTAGATTGGAAACTGTTAGAGAAGACGGGATCATACAACTCAGTTCCGGAATATATTATGAAAACAAGATACAATGGTCTAAAAAATTCAGAACGGTATTTGGATTAAGAGGAGATTATTATAAATTCAACGTAGATGATTGGGGAACAAAAGAAAGATCGGACAGAAATGCAAGAATTTACAGTCCGAAAGGAAGTATCATCATAGGACCTTGGTATAAAACCGAATTTTATTTCAGCGGGGGATACGGATTCCATAGTAACGATGCGAGAGGTGTCGTCCAAAAAACGGACACCGCAGACCCGCTGGTCCAGACAAGAGGTGGGGAAATTGGACTTAGAACTGAACCTGTTCATGGTTGGCAATCCACGCTCTCGGTTTGGCAATTGGATATGAATTCGGAACTTCTGTTTACCGGAGACAATGGGACCACGGAAGCAAGTAGGCCGAGCACTCGAAAAGGATTCGAATGGGCCAATTATTATTCTTACAATTCTTGGCTGATGATAGATGCCGACTTTGCGACTTCCAGATCCAGGTTCAGAGATGATGATCCTTCGGGGAATTATATTCCGGGATCCATTCGTAATACGTTAGCGTCGGGGATCACATTAAAAAATTCGAATGGATTTTTCGGATCTCTTAGAGTGAGATATTTCGGAAATCGTTCCCTAATAGAAGACAATTCTGTCCGTTCTCCTTCAACAACTACAGTGAATCTTCAGCTCGGCAGGAATTTCGGAGAAGATCTAAGTATCGTTTTCGAAGTATTCAATTTATTGAATGCTCACGTAAGTGATATAGATTATTATTATGCTTCCAGACTGAAAAACGAAGCAGTCGGCCCGAATGAAGGAGGGTATAATGACATCCACACTCACCCTGCTCAGCCTAGATCGATACGACTCTCTATGAGAGCTTCTTTCTAA
- a CDS encoding histidine phosphatase family protein — translation MNKEKYHIFLIRHGETEWNKERRLQGQIDTPLSEFGKEQASKLAEKLKNKGIGLIFSSDLKRAKETSEQISHQLGIKIVYHPGLREIHLGEAQGILESELSNIFGEKSYFSWKSQDRSHDQFRFPGGESKSEAELRIIDTILYLLKMYGEKKIAICSHGFVLSRFYGHFSLKEFSHSKLGNCEVKTLSISPEIPEKIIGK, via the coding sequence ATGAACAAAGAAAAATATCATATTTTCCTAATACGACATGGAGAAACGGAATGGAACAAGGAAAGAAGGTTACAAGGACAAATCGATACCCCCCTCTCCGAGTTCGGGAAAGAACAAGCTTCTAAATTAGCTGAAAAATTAAAGAATAAAGGAATAGGACTCATTTTTAGCAGCGATCTAAAAAGAGCTAAAGAGACTTCCGAACAAATCTCCCATCAATTAGGAATAAAGATCGTATATCATCCAGGGCTCAGAGAGATCCATTTAGGAGAAGCACAAGGGATTTTAGAATCTGAACTTTCGAATATATTTGGAGAAAAGTCCTATTTTTCCTGGAAAAGTCAAGATCGGAGCCACGATCAATTTAGATTTCCGGGAGGAGAAAGTAAATCCGAAGCAGAGTTAAGGATCATTGATACTATATTATATTTATTGAAAATGTATGGAGAAAAGAAAATTGCAATTTGCAGCCACGGATTTGTTCTCTCCAGATTTTATGGACATTTTTCACTTAAAGAGTTTTCACATTCTAAACTTGGGAATTGCGAAGTAAAAACATTATCCATTTCACCGGAGATTCCGGAAAAAATTATAGGTAAGTAA
- the cbiB gene encoding adenosylcobinamide-phosphate synthase CbiB encodes MNSIWILPASLLLDIGFGDPKGFPHPVRLIGKFARYMEKFTRKYISSERFAGIITSFSVYSISFIFTWIIIEFSRYLHPFLGELISAFVIYTSIALKDLLDHSKDVYSALHENDLEKARTMVGRIVGRDTANLEQPDIVRAGLESVGESLVDGITAPLFFAALGGPSFAMLYRSINTLDSLFGYKNDTYLKFGWASARMDDLANYIPARLTAPILCISSAILGFHPLRSFKILIRDGRKHPSPNSGLCEAALAGALKIQLGGKNYYSGVPSEKPKLGDPDRKLVPNLILDANRIVFLTSILSSILFLGLGQVIHLAFGTFFQS; translated from the coding sequence ATGAATTCTATCTGGATCCTTCCTGCTTCTTTACTTCTGGATATTGGATTTGGGGACCCGAAAGGATTTCCACATCCGGTCAGACTCATAGGAAAATTCGCAAGATATATGGAGAAGTTTACAAGAAAGTATATATCTTCCGAAAGATTTGCAGGAATAATCACTTCATTTTCGGTATATTCTATTTCTTTCATATTCACTTGGATAATTATAGAATTTTCAAGATATCTACATCCTTTTTTAGGAGAACTAATATCTGCATTCGTTATATATACCAGCATCGCCTTAAAGGACCTTTTGGACCATAGCAAGGACGTATATTCCGCACTTCATGAAAATGATCTGGAAAAAGCCAGGACTATGGTCGGCAGAATTGTAGGAAGGGACACGGCAAATTTAGAACAACCAGATATAGTCAGAGCAGGTTTAGAAAGTGTGGGAGAAAGCCTAGTAGATGGGATCACTGCCCCGCTTTTTTTTGCGGCATTGGGAGGACCGAGTTTTGCGATGCTCTATCGTTCTATTAATACATTAGATTCACTTTTCGGTTATAAGAATGATACATATCTGAAATTTGGCTGGGCTTCCGCAAGAATGGATGATCTGGCAAATTATATTCCGGCAAGACTGACTGCTCCTATACTTTGTATTTCTTCCGCTATTTTAGGTTTTCATCCATTAAGATCCTTTAAAATACTGATCCGAGACGGAAGAAAACATCCAAGCCCAAATTCAGGGCTTTGTGAGGCCGCTTTAGCCGGAGCTTTAAAAATACAATTAGGCGGAAAAAATTACTATTCCGGGGTTCCAAGTGAAAAGCCGAAATTAGGGGATCCGGATCGTAAATTGGTCCCGAATCTGATCTTAGACGCAAACAGGATAGTATTCCTAACCTCAATCCTTTCCTCCATTTTGTTTTTAGGTCTAGGACAAGTAATTCATTTGGCATTTGGGACCTTCTTCCAATCTTAA
- a CDS encoding cobyric acid synthase has protein sequence MKSDYISLHGGNLFRMADIAGVDPAEILDFSSNLNPLGFPDWVRPLINSRISDLIHYPDPNYTKARISLEKHWNIPREEIVFGNGASELIHILPKIKHFDLAVIAQPSYIDYRKSLKLAGLQIQEILLQKGSDFELNHEELIQILQKDPNKQILVLLGHPNNPTGKLLNREKILKIASDHKNSFFVIDESFIDFVPGDISFRNFRSENLAVLWSLTKILALPGLRIGLLLADPKIASGISELLPSWSLNSLSASILEKFGEDQDFLSKTKEKIPEWKNIFKNGLEDLGIFRVYDTHTNFILLEFSDPKGNVQELENLLLKEFKIGVRNCGNFKGLENNYIRIAIKTQEENEILIRSFRSIFKKDPKASKTKKVKPSLMLQGTASNVGKSILATAFCRIFTQDGFKVAPFKSQNMALNSFVTYEGAEIGRAQALQAQACKIRADYRMNPILLKPSSEKDSQVILNGKPVEAMDFRDYMKFKLSAFDEVKKSYDSLSEEFDMVVLEGAGGVSEVNLKDKDIVNMRMAEYAKAKVLLIGNIDHGGVFGSFVGAMETMSEWERKLVSGFLINRFRGIKSLLDPGIKYLEETTRKNVFGIVPFLNDLRLPEEDSLEFKSGSLSDTSPLGDRIDILLIDTPRISNHTDLDPLRIEPDVRVRIARKKEEIGNPDVLILPGSKNVITDINYLKESGISETILNFHKEGKTEIIGICGGYQMLGESIHDPFQIESNLGSAEGLNLIGVKTVLEKEKLLKQTEGTHLASGKKVSGYEIHHGNTKEISAKSIFQDISGESLGHQGISERVWGTYLHGVFDEDEFRRDFLDKIRVRKGMKPLVKIQARYELETNLDRLAEEVRNSVNMNEIYRILGLA, from the coding sequence ATGAAATCGGATTATATAAGTTTGCACGGAGGAAATCTATTCAGGATGGCAGATATTGCCGGGGTCGACCCTGCGGAAATTTTGGATTTTTCCTCTAATCTAAATCCTTTAGGTTTTCCGGATTGGGTTCGTCCGTTGATCAATTCCAGGATCAGCGATTTAATACATTATCCAGATCCGAATTATACCAAGGCAAGGATCTCCTTAGAAAAACATTGGAATATCCCAAGAGAAGAAATTGTTTTTGGGAATGGTGCCTCGGAGTTAATACATATTCTTCCTAAGATCAAACATTTCGATCTGGCAGTGATCGCCCAACCTTCCTATATAGATTATCGTAAAAGTTTAAAATTAGCCGGGTTACAAATCCAAGAAATCCTTCTCCAAAAAGGATCCGACTTTGAATTAAACCACGAAGAACTCATCCAAATCCTTCAAAAAGATCCTAACAAACAAATACTAGTTCTATTAGGACATCCGAATAATCCCACAGGAAAATTATTAAATAGGGAAAAGATCTTAAAGATCGCCTCCGATCATAAAAATTCGTTTTTTGTAATAGATGAATCTTTTATAGACTTCGTCCCGGGAGATATTTCCTTTCGGAATTTTAGATCGGAAAATCTGGCTGTCCTTTGGTCTTTGACTAAAATTTTAGCTCTTCCAGGGCTTAGAATAGGACTTCTACTAGCGGATCCCAAAATTGCTTCCGGAATTTCGGAACTTCTTCCCAGTTGGTCCTTAAATAGTTTAAGCGCTTCTATCTTAGAAAAATTCGGAGAAGATCAGGATTTTTTATCCAAAACCAAAGAAAAAATCCCAGAGTGGAAGAACATATTTAAGAATGGCTTGGAAGATCTAGGGATTTTCCGGGTTTATGATACGCACACAAATTTCATCCTTCTCGAATTTTCGGATCCTAAAGGAAATGTTCAGGAATTAGAGAACCTTCTTCTTAAAGAATTCAAAATCGGAGTTAGGAACTGCGGAAATTTTAAAGGATTAGAAAATAATTATATAAGGATCGCGATCAAAACTCAGGAAGAGAACGAAATACTCATACGATCATTCCGCTCTATTTTTAAAAAAGATCCTAAGGCTTCTAAAACTAAAAAAGTAAAACCTTCACTTATGCTCCAAGGCACCGCCTCCAACGTAGGGAAAAGTATATTAGCCACCGCATTCTGCAGGATCTTTACACAAGACGGATTCAAAGTAGCTCCTTTCAAATCCCAGAACATGGCGTTAAACTCTTTTGTAACTTACGAAGGTGCAGAGATAGGAAGGGCCCAAGCTTTGCAAGCTCAGGCTTGTAAGATCAGAGCGGATTATAGAATGAATCCGATCCTTCTCAAACCGTCCAGCGAGAAAGATTCCCAAGTGATACTAAATGGAAAACCCGTAGAGGCGATGGATTTCAGGGATTATATGAAATTCAAATTAAGCGCTTTTGACGAGGTTAAAAAATCTTACGATTCACTTTCCGAAGAATTTGACATGGTTGTTTTAGAAGGAGCAGGAGGAGTATCCGAAGTCAATTTAAAAGATAAAGATATTGTAAACATGAGAATGGCGGAATATGCCAAGGCAAAAGTATTATTAATCGGCAATATTGATCATGGAGGAGTATTCGGTTCTTTCGTGGGCGCCATGGAAACAATGTCGGAATGGGAAAGAAAACTAGTTTCAGGTTTCCTAATCAATCGGTTTAGGGGAATCAAAAGTTTACTCGACCCGGGGATCAAATATTTAGAAGAAACTACCCGTAAAAACGTATTTGGGATCGTACCATTCTTAAATGATCTAAGATTACCCGAAGAAGATTCATTAGAATTCAAATCCGGCAGTTTAAGCGATACTTCTCCATTAGGAGACAGGATAGATATCTTACTAATAGATACGCCCAGGATCTCCAACCATACGGATCTGGATCCTCTGCGAATAGAACCGGACGTAAGAGTTAGGATCGCTCGAAAAAAAGAAGAAATCGGGAATCCTGACGTTCTAATCCTTCCGGGAAGTAAGAACGTGATCACCGATATCAATTATCTGAAAGAATCTGGAATTTCGGAAACTATTTTAAATTTCCATAAAGAAGGAAAAACGGAGATCATAGGGATTTGCGGAGGATATCAAATGTTAGGAGAATCCATCCATGATCCTTTTCAAATAGAAAGTAATTTAGGCTCCGCTGAAGGTTTAAATCTGATAGGAGTCAAAACCGTATTAGAAAAAGAAAAATTACTCAAACAGACGGAAGGAACTCATCTTGCGTCCGGAAAAAAAGTATCCGGTTACGAAATACATCATGGAAATACGAAAGAAATCTCCGCAAAATCCATATTTCAAGATATATCCGGAGAAAGCCTAGGTCACCAAGGAATTTCAGAAAGAGTCTGGGGAACCTATTTGCATGGAGTATTCGACGAAGACGAGTTCAGAAGGGATTTTTTGGATAAGATCCGAGTAAGAAAAGGAATGAAACCTTTGGTAAAAATCCAGGCCAGATATGAATTGGAAACCAATCTAGATCGTTTAGCCGAGGAAGTCAGAAATTCAGTGAATATGAATGAAATTTATAGGATTTTAGGATTAGCATGA
- the cobU gene encoding bifunctional adenosylcobinamide kinase/adenosylcobinamide-phosphate guanylyltransferase, with protein sequence MAGIILVTGGCRSGKSRFALEKADFAGGKKIFLATCPHIDPEMDERIQKHRQERIDWSTIEEELELSHIFDSIPLGSVVLLDCLSLWINNLMFDANKKDLYLTQDRIKDICSSLGEHILGSKAKNVFIVTNEVGMGLVPENKEGRLYRDLLGICNQTFASIANEVYFLVSGIPVRIKSSRDNGL encoded by the coding sequence ATGGCCGGGATAATTTTAGTGACCGGGGGATGTAGAAGCGGAAAAAGCAGATTTGCCTTAGAAAAGGCGGATTTTGCCGGAGGAAAAAAGATCTTTTTAGCCACCTGCCCTCATATAGATCCCGAAATGGATGAAAGGATACAAAAGCACCGACAAGAAAGAATAGATTGGAGTACGATAGAAGAAGAATTAGAACTTTCTCATATATTTGATTCGATCCCTTTAGGATCCGTTGTGTTATTAGATTGCTTAAGCCTTTGGATCAATAACTTGATGTTTGATGCAAATAAGAAGGATCTATATCTTACTCAAGACCGGATCAAAGACATTTGTTCAAGTTTAGGAGAACATATCTTAGGCTCAAAAGCGAAAAATGTATTTATAGTCACGAATGAAGTCGGAATGGGTCTCGTTCCGGAAAATAAAGAAGGCAGATTGTATAGAGATCTATTAGGGATCTGTAATCAAACATTTGCATCTATTGCAAATGAAGTGTATTTTTTAGTGAGTGGTATACCTGTCCGCATCAAATCTTCCAGGGATAACGGTCTATGA
- a CDS encoding histidine phosphatase family protein, protein MKKSLCLLRHPSIPSEYGGKYLGRKEVSLSAEGLLEIEKVKEKIRQKFLNGKVYLSPTVQCRETFDTLGFPKEVRPEFREELQELDFGNWEGRSFSELAEINLEGLKKFANFSSSFRFPNGESLNEFQKRTELFKEHILSSPDHCIFILSHGGILSSLLCSFLELPHSFYKKFRISPSTLIYLDIFHDGQAVLTDLIRIHGARRSEWPG, encoded by the coding sequence ATGAAAAAATCATTATGTTTACTTAGGCATCCAAGCATTCCTTCGGAATATGGAGGAAAATATTTGGGAAGAAAAGAAGTTTCTCTCTCTGCGGAAGGTTTGCTGGAAATAGAAAAAGTGAAAGAAAAAATCCGACAGAAATTCCTGAACGGAAAAGTATATTTAAGCCCAACGGTTCAATGCAGGGAAACTTTTGATACATTAGGATTTCCTAAAGAAGTCCGGCCTGAATTCAGAGAAGAATTACAGGAATTGGATTTTGGAAATTGGGAAGGCAGATCTTTTTCGGAGTTAGCTGAAATAAATCTGGAAGGTTTAAAAAAATTCGCAAATTTCTCTTCTTCCTTCAGATTTCCGAATGGAGAAAGTTTAAATGAGTTCCAGAAAAGAACGGAATTATTCAAAGAACATATCCTTTCCTCACCGGATCATTGCATTTTTATCTTAAGTCATGGAGGAATTTTATCAAGTTTACTTTGTTCTTTTTTAGAACTTCCCCATTCTTTCTATAAAAAATTCAGAATTTCTCCTTCTACACTTATTTACTTAGATATATTTCACGATGGCCAAGCGGTCTTAACCGATCTCATCAGAATTCATGGCGCAAGGAGATCCGAATGGCCGGGATAA
- a CDS encoding adenosylcobinamide amidohydrolase: MSFFQKDQIGASETWLELQLSRPHSSLSWAVMGGGYLITNKVYWLKVSNSDLGPEIVPEEFYRNRLADKGEREEVLGFMTSASLLNYSVAEKSLNDLHVRSIATVGLGNAVRVGDLPIQNKKIGTINLLIQTSRSITLSASIEAISIASEARTLAVLESEILIQSENNFATGTGTDCIGAISPISTNTIDYVGKHTILGHLIGAASYEAVREGILKWKRTRSPILSEHPRSVNI, encoded by the coding sequence TTGAGTTTTTTTCAAAAAGATCAGATCGGAGCTTCGGAAACCTGGCTGGAACTCCAACTTTCAAGACCTCATTCTTCTTTAAGCTGGGCGGTTATGGGAGGAGGATATTTAATCACAAACAAAGTGTACTGGTTAAAAGTTTCCAATTCGGATCTAGGTCCGGAAATCGTTCCGGAAGAATTCTACAGAAATCGTTTAGCAGATAAGGGAGAAAGAGAAGAAGTTTTAGGTTTTATGACAAGCGCTTCTCTTTTGAATTACTCCGTAGCTGAAAAAAGTCTGAATGATCTACATGTTAGATCCATTGCAACTGTAGGTTTAGGAAATGCGGTCAGAGTAGGAGATCTCCCGATACAAAATAAAAAAATCGGAACAATCAACCTGCTCATTCAAACTTCCAGATCTATTACTCTCTCCGCAAGTATAGAAGCCATTTCTATAGCTTCAGAGGCAAGGACCCTGGCCGTTTTAGAATCCGAGATCTTGATACAAAGCGAAAACAATTTTGCGACCGGCACAGGCACAGATTGTATCGGGGCCATCTCCCCGATTTCGACGAATACGATAGATTATGTGGGAAAACATACAATCTTGGGGCATTTAATTGGGGCCGCTTCTTACGAAGCAGTCAGAGAAGGTATTCTAAAGTGGAAAAGGACTAGAAGTCCGATTCTTTCAGAGCACCCAAGATCGGTAAATATATGA